One Fundulus heteroclitus isolate FHET01 chromosome 1, MU-UCD_Fhet_4.1, whole genome shotgun sequence genomic window carries:
- the spo11 gene encoding meiotic recombination protein SPO11, with the protein MSSFDAQLFSEIDKLRVQLLNNVDVMTENQRSVGEISQDEILTHIEGVILGIVSSLSRGEVPILVLPNRSTWANISFDSAVGLQMSSEHSVTSVRSDCPSSVTKFAQILKILSVIYRLVQSNSYATKRDIYYNNTQLFGSQRTVDSIIDDISCMLKVPRRSLHVLATSKGLISGDLCYLEEDGTRIDCHHTSAAVSVSSNIAGIRNIVSSAKFIMIIEKDATFQRLLDDDFCAKLSPCIIITGKGVPDVNSRLMVRKLWDTLRIPIFALVDADPHGIEIMCIYKYGSVAMSFEAHSLTVPSVMWLGLLPSDLQRLRVPEDSLIPLTKGDESKLHSLLKRPYLASQPDWCKEMELMQQSKVKAEIQSLSSIAPDFLTNIFLPNKLRYGGWV; encoded by the exons ATGAGTTCTTTTGACGCACAGCTCTTTTCTGAAATTGACAAGCTTCGTGTTCAGCTGTTGAACAACGTCGACGTTATGACAGAAAACCAACGCAGTGTGGGTGAAATCAGTCA GGATGAAATTTTAACTCACATTGAAGGCGTAATCCTGGGAATAGTGAGCAGTCTGTCCAGAGGTGAAGTCCCTATCCTGGTACTGCCCAACCGATCTACTTGGGCCAATATCAG TTTTGACAGTGCTGTCGGGCTTCAGATGAGTTCGGAGCATTCGGTCACCTCCGTCAGGAGCGACTGTCCTTCATCCGTTACTAAATTTG CGCAAATTCTGAAGATTCTTTCCGTCATCTACCGACTCGTGCAGAGCAACTCTTATGCTACGAAAAG AGACATATATTACAACAACACACAGCTGTTTGGGTCACAGAGAACTGTGGATAGTATAATAGATGACATCTCCTGCATGTTGAAGGTTCCTCGCAGATCACTACATGTG TTGGCCACATCCAAGGGCTTAATTTCTGGCGACCTGTGTTATTTGGAGGAGGACGGAACGAGGATTGACTGCCACCACACCTCGGCG GCTGTTTCAGTTTCCTCAAACATCGCTGGAATAAGAA ATATTGTCTCATCAGCTAAATTTATCATGATTATAGAGAAGGATGCAACGTTCCAGAGGCTGCTGGATGATGACTTCTGCGCGAAGCTCTCTCCTTGCATCATCATCAcc GGTAAAGGTGTGCCAGACGTGAACAGCAGACTGATGGTGAGAAAACTGTGGGACACGCTACGCATTCCCATCTTTGCCCTTGTGGATGCTGACCCTCATG gcaTTGAGATCATGTGTATCTACAAGTATGGGTCGGTG GCAATGTCATTTGAGGCCCACAGTCTGACCGTCCCGAGCGTTATGTGGCTTGGCCTTCTCCCCTCTGACCTGCAGAG GTTAAGGGTTCCTGAGGATTCCCTGATTCCTCTTACTAAGGGAGATGAAAGCAAGCTCCACAGTTTGCTAAAGAGGCCGTATTTAGCCAGCCAACCTGACTGGTGCAAAGAG aTGGAGCTGATGCAGCAGAGTAAAGTTAAGGCGGAAATACAGTCCCTGTCCTCCATAGCTCCTGACTTCCTGACCAACATCTTCCTGCCCAATAAGCTTCGATACGGAGGCTGGGTGTGA